From the genome of Nasonia vitripennis strain AsymCx chromosome 1, Nvit_psr_1.1, whole genome shotgun sequence, one region includes:
- the LOC100119561 gene encoding mitogen-activated protein kinase kinase kinase 13 isoform X2 — translation MVLARFFLRKPEAQEDEQHHHRRDANFATSVMCIQDELGQLSTIGGDPVISVPHKVQMPNCSNINSESNTDSSESTTKATIAPDTVYSQRPFAWIAGCMQPVVNFINKVTFSEKIKGSQTDDWEIPFEYISELHWLGSGAQGAVFSGKLKKEIVAVKKVREPRETDIRHLRKLNHPNIVQFKGVCTQAPCYCIIMEFCPAGPLYDLLRAGEIIPPPRLSSWSKQIAAGMRYLHDHKIIHRDLKSPNVLIGREDIVKISDFGTSREWNEKSTRMTFAGTVAWMAPEIIRNEPCSEKVDIWSFGVVLWELLSGEIPYKDVDSSAIMYGVGNNTLRLPIPKTCPEGFKILVELCWAAKPRNRPSFKHIEMHLAIAAGELERTTQDDYFRAQQTWKEEIREHMKQIQSDNSSSPRFEADLIRRREDELRHAQDIREHYERKLERTNNLYMELSAVLLQLEQRERDVMKREQQSSVHKPSKKRIVHPLLKCQERLNRRRNPTIQFSSSPTSPPSPGAESSQSPVKATMYTQLNDSNKPETVVVPSGSSFKQKKYRHRRVGSGCGISSSPRSSPQRERKAAELSVSRLVDNQTQTEVPGSSDPDSPIKEELPVPHEQQPMPQQQRRPSIQERYIFETSSNRLYPKSALECPNNGNNPESQQYHHRVGSSCSSPEPMSDNRLNGNSETTLRDCSDDDHLETLGRKVNEILNANRLMSPMDNGNCCNVSHGRIKDDLPKTQLSEKSTETDLRPSTDVIDAMCNEDGDAESWSDEEGEDPNYTYNYSLRRRSLARRPIGPGCRHRRSKTSLCTIVNIKRVLASDEENTSEYSHPPSSQSSTLESNPDVQRAFRRVGSCESTPIGHSKYIPRKRTVSACNIVAMRKGTDDTSDGSSSSASQSETDEVSETTIASQLANATINCESRV, via the exons ATGGTGCTGGCGCGCTTCTTCCTCAGGAAGCCCGAGGCTCAGGAGGATGAGCAGCATCACCACCGACGCGACGCCAACTTCGCCACTAG TGTGATGTGCATCCAAGACGAGTTGGGACAACTCAGCACTATCGGAGGTGACCCAGTGATCAGTGTACCACACAAAGTTCAAATGCCAAATTGCAGTAATATCAATTCAGAAAGCAATACAGATTCCAGTGAATCGACGACTAAAGCAACCATTGCACCTGACACTGTCTATTCGCAAAGACCCTTTGCTTGGATAGCAGGATGCATGCAGCCAGTTGTGaactttataaataaagtcacattcagtgaaaaaattaagGGAAGCCAAA CTGACGATTGGGAGATACCATTTGAATATATCAGTGAACTGCACTGGTTGGGATCCGGTGCTCAGGGAGCAGTGTTCAGTGGAAaacttaaaaaagaaatagtagCTGTGAAGAAGGTGAGAGAACCTCGCGAGACTGATATTCGACATCTTCGTAAACTTAATCACCCAAATATTGTTCAATTCAA GGGAGTATGTACACAGGCTCCATGTTATTGTATAATAATGGAGTTCTGCCCTGCAGGACCACTGTACGATTTACTGAGAGCAGGTGAAATCATCCCGCCACCTCGCTTGTCGTCTTGGTCAAAACAAATAGCTGCTGGCATGAGATACTTACACGATCACAAGATCATCCACAGAGATCTAAAAAGTCCAAA CGTTTTAATCGGACGAGAGGACATAGTGAAAATCAGCGACTTCGGAACAAGCCGTGAATGGAATGAGAAGAGCACCCGCATGACCTTTGCCGGAACGGTCGCGTGGATGGCTCCCGAAATCATCAGAAACGAGCCGTGCTCGGAAAAAGTGGACATCTGGTCGTTCGGAGTGGTTCTATGGGAGCTGCTCAGCGGTGAGATCCCGTACAAAGACGTCGACTCCTCGGCTATCATGTATGGTGTCGGTAATAACACTCTTCGCTTGCCGATACCCAAAACGTGTCCAGAAGGTTTCAAAATCTTGGTCGAGCTGTGCTGGGCGGCTAAGCCGCGAAACAGACCATCGTTCAAGCACATTGAGATGCATTTAGCAATCGCCGCTGGTGAGCTTGAAAGAACTACGCAGGACGATTATTTTAGAGCTCAG CAAACATGGAAGGAAGAAATCAGAGAACACATGAAGCAAATACAGAGCGACAACTCGAGCAGTCCCCGTTTCGAGGCGGACCTGATACGTCGGCGTGAGGACGAATTACGACACGCTCAAGACATCAGAGAGCACTACGAACGAAAATTGGAGCGAACTAACAATCTCTATATGGAGTTGAGCGCAGTTCTGCTACAGCTCGAGCAGCGCGAAAGGGATGTGATGAA GAGAGAACAGCAATCTTCTGTTCACAAGCCGAGCAAAAAGCGAATAGTGCATCCTTTACTGAAATGTCAGGAGCGACTTAATCGTCGTCGAAATCCCACGATCCAGTTCTCGTCCAGCCCGACGTCGCCACCCTCGCCTGGCGCCGAGTCTTCGCAGAGTCCCGTCAAGGCCACAATGTACACGCAGCTTAACGATTCCAACAAGCCTGAAACAGTCGTCGTGCCCAGTGGCAGCAGCTTTAAGCAAAAGAAATACCGACACCGACGAGTTGGCTCTGGCTGCGGCATCAGCTCTAGTCCACGATCCAGCCCGCAGCGAGAACGAAAG GCTGCAGAGTTATCGGTCAGTCGGCTAGTGGACAACCAGACGCAGACAGAGGTACCGGGATCCAGTGATCCTGATTCTCCGATTAAGGAAGAGCTTCCGGTTCCGCATGAACAGCAACCGATGCCTCAACAGCAGCGACGTCCCTCTATCCAAGAGAGGTACATCTTTGAGACGTCCTCTAACCGACTATACCCGAAGTCGGCCCTCGAGTGCCCAAACAATGGCAACAATCCGGAATCTCAGCAATACCATCACCGCGTCGGTAGTTCGTGCTCCAGCCCCGAACCCATGAGCGACAACCGACTCAATGGCAACAGTGAAACAACTTTGAGAGATTGCAGTGACGATGACCACCTTGAGACTCTGGGCAGGAAGGTTAACGAGATTCTGAACGCCAACAGGCTCATGTCGCCCATGGACAATGGCAATTGCTGCAACGTTTCGCAtgg AAGAATCAAGGATGATCTGCCAAAAACTCAGTTATCTGAAAAGAGCACAGAAACTGATTTGAGGCCCAGTACAGACGTCATTGACGCTATGTGCAACGAAGACGGCGACGCAGAAAGCTGGTCTGACGAAGAGGGAGAAGATCCCAATTATACCTACAACTACTCCCTCAGAAGAAGAAG TCTCGCGCGAAGGCCAATAGGACCTGGTTGCCGACACCGTCGCTCCAAGACGTCTCTCTGCACAATAGTAAACATCAAGCGAGTTCTAGCATCGGACGAAGAGAACACCTCGGAGTACTCACACCCACCCTCCAGTCAGTCCTCTACTCTAGAGAGCAACCCAGACGTGCAACGCGCCTTCCGCAGAGTTGGTTCTTGTGAATCGACACCCATCGGCCACTCAAAGTACATCCCACGTAAGCGTACTGTGTCTGCGTGTAACATTGTCGCGATGAGAAAAGGCACGGATGACACCAGTGATGGCTCTTCATCATCGGCGAGCCAGTCCGAGACTGATGAGGTCAGCGAAACTACCATTGCATCACAGCTCGCTAATGCCACTATCAACTGCGAGAGCAGAGTGTAA
- the LOC100119561 gene encoding mitogen-activated protein kinase kinase kinase 13 isoform X1, producing the protein MRTPAETETLDRPESYCVNIGGNAVLAQEEQPKSVGQLVSQPEVYTNSVMCIQDELGQLSTIGGDPVISVPHKVQMPNCSNINSESNTDSSESTTKATIAPDTVYSQRPFAWIAGCMQPVVNFINKVTFSEKIKGSQTDDWEIPFEYISELHWLGSGAQGAVFSGKLKKEIVAVKKVREPRETDIRHLRKLNHPNIVQFKGVCTQAPCYCIIMEFCPAGPLYDLLRAGEIIPPPRLSSWSKQIAAGMRYLHDHKIIHRDLKSPNVLIGREDIVKISDFGTSREWNEKSTRMTFAGTVAWMAPEIIRNEPCSEKVDIWSFGVVLWELLSGEIPYKDVDSSAIMYGVGNNTLRLPIPKTCPEGFKILVELCWAAKPRNRPSFKHIEMHLAIAAGELERTTQDDYFRAQQTWKEEIREHMKQIQSDNSSSPRFEADLIRRREDELRHAQDIREHYERKLERTNNLYMELSAVLLQLEQRERDVMKREQQSSVHKPSKKRIVHPLLKCQERLNRRRNPTIQFSSSPTSPPSPGAESSQSPVKATMYTQLNDSNKPETVVVPSGSSFKQKKYRHRRVGSGCGISSSPRSSPQRERKAAELSVSRLVDNQTQTEVPGSSDPDSPIKEELPVPHEQQPMPQQQRRPSIQERYIFETSSNRLYPKSALECPNNGNNPESQQYHHRVGSSCSSPEPMSDNRLNGNSETTLRDCSDDDHLETLGRKVNEILNANRLMSPMDNGNCCNVSHGRIKDDLPKTQLSEKSTETDLRPSTDVIDAMCNEDGDAESWSDEEGEDPNYTYNYSLRRRSLARRPIGPGCRHRRSKTSLCTIVNIKRVLASDEENTSEYSHPPSSQSSTLESNPDVQRAFRRVGSCESTPIGHSKYIPRKRTVSACNIVAMRKGTDDTSDGSSSSASQSETDEVSETTIASQLANATINCESRV; encoded by the exons TGTGATGTGCATCCAAGACGAGTTGGGACAACTCAGCACTATCGGAGGTGACCCAGTGATCAGTGTACCACACAAAGTTCAAATGCCAAATTGCAGTAATATCAATTCAGAAAGCAATACAGATTCCAGTGAATCGACGACTAAAGCAACCATTGCACCTGACACTGTCTATTCGCAAAGACCCTTTGCTTGGATAGCAGGATGCATGCAGCCAGTTGTGaactttataaataaagtcacattcagtgaaaaaattaagGGAAGCCAAA CTGACGATTGGGAGATACCATTTGAATATATCAGTGAACTGCACTGGTTGGGATCCGGTGCTCAGGGAGCAGTGTTCAGTGGAAaacttaaaaaagaaatagtagCTGTGAAGAAGGTGAGAGAACCTCGCGAGACTGATATTCGACATCTTCGTAAACTTAATCACCCAAATATTGTTCAATTCAA GGGAGTATGTACACAGGCTCCATGTTATTGTATAATAATGGAGTTCTGCCCTGCAGGACCACTGTACGATTTACTGAGAGCAGGTGAAATCATCCCGCCACCTCGCTTGTCGTCTTGGTCAAAACAAATAGCTGCTGGCATGAGATACTTACACGATCACAAGATCATCCACAGAGATCTAAAAAGTCCAAA CGTTTTAATCGGACGAGAGGACATAGTGAAAATCAGCGACTTCGGAACAAGCCGTGAATGGAATGAGAAGAGCACCCGCATGACCTTTGCCGGAACGGTCGCGTGGATGGCTCCCGAAATCATCAGAAACGAGCCGTGCTCGGAAAAAGTGGACATCTGGTCGTTCGGAGTGGTTCTATGGGAGCTGCTCAGCGGTGAGATCCCGTACAAAGACGTCGACTCCTCGGCTATCATGTATGGTGTCGGTAATAACACTCTTCGCTTGCCGATACCCAAAACGTGTCCAGAAGGTTTCAAAATCTTGGTCGAGCTGTGCTGGGCGGCTAAGCCGCGAAACAGACCATCGTTCAAGCACATTGAGATGCATTTAGCAATCGCCGCTGGTGAGCTTGAAAGAACTACGCAGGACGATTATTTTAGAGCTCAG CAAACATGGAAGGAAGAAATCAGAGAACACATGAAGCAAATACAGAGCGACAACTCGAGCAGTCCCCGTTTCGAGGCGGACCTGATACGTCGGCGTGAGGACGAATTACGACACGCTCAAGACATCAGAGAGCACTACGAACGAAAATTGGAGCGAACTAACAATCTCTATATGGAGTTGAGCGCAGTTCTGCTACAGCTCGAGCAGCGCGAAAGGGATGTGATGAA GAGAGAACAGCAATCTTCTGTTCACAAGCCGAGCAAAAAGCGAATAGTGCATCCTTTACTGAAATGTCAGGAGCGACTTAATCGTCGTCGAAATCCCACGATCCAGTTCTCGTCCAGCCCGACGTCGCCACCCTCGCCTGGCGCCGAGTCTTCGCAGAGTCCCGTCAAGGCCACAATGTACACGCAGCTTAACGATTCCAACAAGCCTGAAACAGTCGTCGTGCCCAGTGGCAGCAGCTTTAAGCAAAAGAAATACCGACACCGACGAGTTGGCTCTGGCTGCGGCATCAGCTCTAGTCCACGATCCAGCCCGCAGCGAGAACGAAAG GCTGCAGAGTTATCGGTCAGTCGGCTAGTGGACAACCAGACGCAGACAGAGGTACCGGGATCCAGTGATCCTGATTCTCCGATTAAGGAAGAGCTTCCGGTTCCGCATGAACAGCAACCGATGCCTCAACAGCAGCGACGTCCCTCTATCCAAGAGAGGTACATCTTTGAGACGTCCTCTAACCGACTATACCCGAAGTCGGCCCTCGAGTGCCCAAACAATGGCAACAATCCGGAATCTCAGCAATACCATCACCGCGTCGGTAGTTCGTGCTCCAGCCCCGAACCCATGAGCGACAACCGACTCAATGGCAACAGTGAAACAACTTTGAGAGATTGCAGTGACGATGACCACCTTGAGACTCTGGGCAGGAAGGTTAACGAGATTCTGAACGCCAACAGGCTCATGTCGCCCATGGACAATGGCAATTGCTGCAACGTTTCGCAtgg AAGAATCAAGGATGATCTGCCAAAAACTCAGTTATCTGAAAAGAGCACAGAAACTGATTTGAGGCCCAGTACAGACGTCATTGACGCTATGTGCAACGAAGACGGCGACGCAGAAAGCTGGTCTGACGAAGAGGGAGAAGATCCCAATTATACCTACAACTACTCCCTCAGAAGAAGAAG TCTCGCGCGAAGGCCAATAGGACCTGGTTGCCGACACCGTCGCTCCAAGACGTCTCTCTGCACAATAGTAAACATCAAGCGAGTTCTAGCATCGGACGAAGAGAACACCTCGGAGTACTCACACCCACCCTCCAGTCAGTCCTCTACTCTAGAGAGCAACCCAGACGTGCAACGCGCCTTCCGCAGAGTTGGTTCTTGTGAATCGACACCCATCGGCCACTCAAAGTACATCCCACGTAAGCGTACTGTGTCTGCGTGTAACATTGTCGCGATGAGAAAAGGCACGGATGACACCAGTGATGGCTCTTCATCATCGGCGAGCCAGTCCGAGACTGATGAGGTCAGCGAAACTACCATTGCATCACAGCTCGCTAATGCCACTATCAACTGCGAGAGCAGAGTGTAA
- the LOC100119561 gene encoding mitogen-activated protein kinase kinase kinase 13 isoform X3, which translates to MCIQDELGQLSTIGGDPVISVPHKVQMPNCSNINSESNTDSSESTTKATIAPDTVYSQRPFAWIAGCMQPVVNFINKVTFSEKIKGSQTDDWEIPFEYISELHWLGSGAQGAVFSGKLKKEIVAVKKVREPRETDIRHLRKLNHPNIVQFKGVCTQAPCYCIIMEFCPAGPLYDLLRAGEIIPPPRLSSWSKQIAAGMRYLHDHKIIHRDLKSPNVLIGREDIVKISDFGTSREWNEKSTRMTFAGTVAWMAPEIIRNEPCSEKVDIWSFGVVLWELLSGEIPYKDVDSSAIMYGVGNNTLRLPIPKTCPEGFKILVELCWAAKPRNRPSFKHIEMHLAIAAGELERTTQDDYFRAQQTWKEEIREHMKQIQSDNSSSPRFEADLIRRREDELRHAQDIREHYERKLERTNNLYMELSAVLLQLEQRERDVMKREQQSSVHKPSKKRIVHPLLKCQERLNRRRNPTIQFSSSPTSPPSPGAESSQSPVKATMYTQLNDSNKPETVVVPSGSSFKQKKYRHRRVGSGCGISSSPRSSPQRERKAAELSVSRLVDNQTQTEVPGSSDPDSPIKEELPVPHEQQPMPQQQRRPSIQERYIFETSSNRLYPKSALECPNNGNNPESQQYHHRVGSSCSSPEPMSDNRLNGNSETTLRDCSDDDHLETLGRKVNEILNANRLMSPMDNGNCCNVSHGRIKDDLPKTQLSEKSTETDLRPSTDVIDAMCNEDGDAESWSDEEGEDPNYTYNYSLRRRSLARRPIGPGCRHRRSKTSLCTIVNIKRVLASDEENTSEYSHPPSSQSSTLESNPDVQRAFRRVGSCESTPIGHSKYIPRKRTVSACNIVAMRKGTDDTSDGSSSSASQSETDEVSETTIASQLANATINCESRV; encoded by the exons ATGTGCATCCAAGACGAGTTGGGACAACTCAGCACTATCGGAGGTGACCCAGTGATCAGTGTACCACACAAAGTTCAAATGCCAAATTGCAGTAATATCAATTCAGAAAGCAATACAGATTCCAGTGAATCGACGACTAAAGCAACCATTGCACCTGACACTGTCTATTCGCAAAGACCCTTTGCTTGGATAGCAGGATGCATGCAGCCAGTTGTGaactttataaataaagtcacattcagtgaaaaaattaagGGAAGCCAAA CTGACGATTGGGAGATACCATTTGAATATATCAGTGAACTGCACTGGTTGGGATCCGGTGCTCAGGGAGCAGTGTTCAGTGGAAaacttaaaaaagaaatagtagCTGTGAAGAAGGTGAGAGAACCTCGCGAGACTGATATTCGACATCTTCGTAAACTTAATCACCCAAATATTGTTCAATTCAA GGGAGTATGTACACAGGCTCCATGTTATTGTATAATAATGGAGTTCTGCCCTGCAGGACCACTGTACGATTTACTGAGAGCAGGTGAAATCATCCCGCCACCTCGCTTGTCGTCTTGGTCAAAACAAATAGCTGCTGGCATGAGATACTTACACGATCACAAGATCATCCACAGAGATCTAAAAAGTCCAAA CGTTTTAATCGGACGAGAGGACATAGTGAAAATCAGCGACTTCGGAACAAGCCGTGAATGGAATGAGAAGAGCACCCGCATGACCTTTGCCGGAACGGTCGCGTGGATGGCTCCCGAAATCATCAGAAACGAGCCGTGCTCGGAAAAAGTGGACATCTGGTCGTTCGGAGTGGTTCTATGGGAGCTGCTCAGCGGTGAGATCCCGTACAAAGACGTCGACTCCTCGGCTATCATGTATGGTGTCGGTAATAACACTCTTCGCTTGCCGATACCCAAAACGTGTCCAGAAGGTTTCAAAATCTTGGTCGAGCTGTGCTGGGCGGCTAAGCCGCGAAACAGACCATCGTTCAAGCACATTGAGATGCATTTAGCAATCGCCGCTGGTGAGCTTGAAAGAACTACGCAGGACGATTATTTTAGAGCTCAG CAAACATGGAAGGAAGAAATCAGAGAACACATGAAGCAAATACAGAGCGACAACTCGAGCAGTCCCCGTTTCGAGGCGGACCTGATACGTCGGCGTGAGGACGAATTACGACACGCTCAAGACATCAGAGAGCACTACGAACGAAAATTGGAGCGAACTAACAATCTCTATATGGAGTTGAGCGCAGTTCTGCTACAGCTCGAGCAGCGCGAAAGGGATGTGATGAA GAGAGAACAGCAATCTTCTGTTCACAAGCCGAGCAAAAAGCGAATAGTGCATCCTTTACTGAAATGTCAGGAGCGACTTAATCGTCGTCGAAATCCCACGATCCAGTTCTCGTCCAGCCCGACGTCGCCACCCTCGCCTGGCGCCGAGTCTTCGCAGAGTCCCGTCAAGGCCACAATGTACACGCAGCTTAACGATTCCAACAAGCCTGAAACAGTCGTCGTGCCCAGTGGCAGCAGCTTTAAGCAAAAGAAATACCGACACCGACGAGTTGGCTCTGGCTGCGGCATCAGCTCTAGTCCACGATCCAGCCCGCAGCGAGAACGAAAG GCTGCAGAGTTATCGGTCAGTCGGCTAGTGGACAACCAGACGCAGACAGAGGTACCGGGATCCAGTGATCCTGATTCTCCGATTAAGGAAGAGCTTCCGGTTCCGCATGAACAGCAACCGATGCCTCAACAGCAGCGACGTCCCTCTATCCAAGAGAGGTACATCTTTGAGACGTCCTCTAACCGACTATACCCGAAGTCGGCCCTCGAGTGCCCAAACAATGGCAACAATCCGGAATCTCAGCAATACCATCACCGCGTCGGTAGTTCGTGCTCCAGCCCCGAACCCATGAGCGACAACCGACTCAATGGCAACAGTGAAACAACTTTGAGAGATTGCAGTGACGATGACCACCTTGAGACTCTGGGCAGGAAGGTTAACGAGATTCTGAACGCCAACAGGCTCATGTCGCCCATGGACAATGGCAATTGCTGCAACGTTTCGCAtgg AAGAATCAAGGATGATCTGCCAAAAACTCAGTTATCTGAAAAGAGCACAGAAACTGATTTGAGGCCCAGTACAGACGTCATTGACGCTATGTGCAACGAAGACGGCGACGCAGAAAGCTGGTCTGACGAAGAGGGAGAAGATCCCAATTATACCTACAACTACTCCCTCAGAAGAAGAAG TCTCGCGCGAAGGCCAATAGGACCTGGTTGCCGACACCGTCGCTCCAAGACGTCTCTCTGCACAATAGTAAACATCAAGCGAGTTCTAGCATCGGACGAAGAGAACACCTCGGAGTACTCACACCCACCCTCCAGTCAGTCCTCTACTCTAGAGAGCAACCCAGACGTGCAACGCGCCTTCCGCAGAGTTGGTTCTTGTGAATCGACACCCATCGGCCACTCAAAGTACATCCCACGTAAGCGTACTGTGTCTGCGTGTAACATTGTCGCGATGAGAAAAGGCACGGATGACACCAGTGATGGCTCTTCATCATCGGCGAGCCAGTCCGAGACTGATGAGGTCAGCGAAACTACCATTGCATCACAGCTCGCTAATGCCACTATCAACTGCGAGAGCAGAGTGTAA